Proteins encoded within one genomic window of Nitrospirota bacterium:
- the glmU gene encoding bifunctional UDP-N-acetylglucosamine diphosphorylase/glucosamine-1-phosphate N-acetyltransferase GlmU → MGLSVVILAAGLGKRMKSLKPKVLHEVLGRPMLRHVIDAVKPLKPAKIVVVVGNGADNVMAQLNDNSLSFVIQKKLLGTGNALEIAKKTLKGSDAILVLNGDCPLITTNTLKGFLSKHRRSGNTLSYLSFFNDSVSGYGRTVRGDDGKIIGIVEDKHASLHEKRACKELNGGVYAMKPEVLDFIGRIKKNALSGEYYLTDLVNILSKEGKKVETYICMEEEILGVNSREDLYNVSRIFQDRVILKLLKKGVTFIDPQRSVVHPGVSIGKDSIIYPNTCIEGKTSIGSNCVIYPGARIVDSVIEEDVAIKDNSLIEDSRIKKGASIGPLAHLRPHSIIGKNAKVGNFVEIKKSSLGDGTKASHLSYIGDAVIGNDVNIGAGTITCNYDGKKKHKTVIGSGSFIGSDTQIVAPVTIGKGAYVAAGATVTRDVPAGALAISRAEQKNIADWENRSRLKTKGRRSK, encoded by the coding sequence ATGGGTCTTTCCGTAGTCATTTTAGCGGCTGGTCTTGGCAAGAGGATGAAATCTCTTAAGCCGAAGGTCCTTCATGAGGTCCTCGGAAGGCCGATGCTCCGGCATGTCATAGATGCTGTAAAGCCCCTGAAGCCCGCAAAGATAGTAGTGGTTGTCGGCAACGGCGCTGACAATGTTATGGCACAGCTTAATGACAACAGCCTCTCGTTTGTCATCCAGAAGAAACTCCTCGGCACGGGCAATGCGCTTGAGATAGCTAAAAAAACTTTAAAGGGAAGTGATGCCATCCTCGTCCTCAATGGAGATTGCCCGCTTATTACAACAAATACGCTGAAGGGTTTTCTCTCAAAACACAGACGCAGCGGCAATACGCTCTCCTACCTCTCTTTCTTCAATGATTCTGTCTCAGGTTACGGCAGGACAGTTCGTGGCGATGACGGAAAGATCATCGGCATTGTTGAAGACAAGCACGCGTCACTTCATGAAAAGAGAGCGTGCAAGGAACTGAACGGCGGCGTTTACGCGATGAAGCCTGAGGTCCTTGACTTCATCGGCAGAATAAAAAAGAATGCTCTTTCAGGAGAGTACTATTTAACCGACCTTGTGAATATCCTCTCAAAAGAGGGGAAAAAGGTTGAGACATATATCTGTATGGAAGAAGAGATACTCGGCGTCAACAGCAGGGAAGACCTTTATAATGTTTCACGGATATTTCAGGACAGGGTAATATTAAAACTGCTGAAAAAAGGCGTCACATTCATTGATCCGCAAAGGTCTGTGGTGCATCCCGGCGTGTCGATCGGGAAGGATTCGATCATTTACCCTAACACCTGCATTGAAGGCAAGACATCCATCGGCAGCAACTGCGTCATCTATCCCGGCGCAAGGATCGTTGACAGTGTTATAGAGGAAGATGTGGCCATTAAGGATAACTCCCTTATCGAAGATAGTAGGATAAAAAAGGGCGCTTCAATAGGGCCGTTAGCGCATTTAAGGCCTCACAGCATCATAGGGAAGAACGCGAAGGTCGGGAATTTTGTAGAGATAAAGAAGTCATCACTCGGAGACGGGACAAAGGCATCCCATCTGAGCTATATTGGAGATGCGGTGATCGGGAACGATGTTAATATCGGGGCAGGCACTATCACATGCAATTATGACGGCAAGAAGAAGCATAAGACAGTGATCGGGTCAGGGTCATTTATCGGGAGCGATACTCAGATCGTCGCTCCTGTGACGATAGGCAAAGGAGCGTATGTGGCAGCAGGCGCGACTGTCACCAGGGATGTTCCCGCAGGCGCGCTTGCCATAAGCAGGGCGGAACAGAAAAATATCGCTGACTGGGAAAACAGAAGCAGATTAAAAACTAAAGGCAGAAGGTCAAAATAA
- a CDS encoding D-sedoheptulose 7-phosphate isomerase, protein MREKILKAFEDSASVKREFIKANIDAVIEVSNLIAEAFNSGSKLMIFGNGGSSTDAAHIAAEFVGRFKMERPALPAIDLNTNMAVVTAIANDYDFSDIFVRQLKAHAQDGDVAIGISTSGNSQNVIKAVEEAKKRRIRTIVFTGAKGGKLAAIADHVFAVPSSDTPRIQETHITLGHVICQMVEEILFESHRNR, encoded by the coding sequence ATGAGAGAGAAGATATTAAAGGCGTTTGAAGATAGCGCGTCCGTAAAGAGGGAGTTCATAAAAGCGAATATCGATGCTGTTATTGAGGTGTCGAATCTTATTGCCGAGGCTTTTAACAGCGGGAGCAAGCTCATGATCTTCGGCAATGGCGGCAGCTCCACTGACGCGGCCCATATCGCTGCTGAGTTTGTGGGAAGGTTTAAGATGGAACGTCCTGCGCTGCCTGCGATAGACCTGAATACAAACATGGCTGTTGTCACGGCGATCGCCAATGATTATGATTTCTCGGATATCTTTGTACGCCAGCTTAAGGCGCATGCGCAGGATGGGGATGTCGCGATAGGAATAAGCACCAGCGGCAATTCCCAAAATGTGATCAAGGCTGTTGAGGAAGCAAAAAAGAGAAGGATAAGGACGATAGTCTTTACAGGCGCAAAAGGGGGCAAGCTTGCTGCGATAGCGGATCATGTATTTGCTGTTCCTTCCTCTGATACGCCCAGGATACAGGAGACCCACATCACTCTCGGCCATGTCATCTGCCAGATGGTTGAAGAGATCCTTTTTGAATCTCACAGAAACAGATAG